In Aeromicrobium yanjiei, the sequence CACATCTACGTCCCGTCCCAAACGACGGTGGCCTCCTGGCAGCAGATCGTGAACGCCACCGGCGACCGCTACGTCGCACCGTTCATCAGCGACCACAACCCGATCATGGCCACGATCGCGCTGCCCGGGACCAAGCCGGCGAACCCCACCAAACCCGACACCAACACCACGGCCACCAGTGCACTGTCCACCAGTGCGCCGTCCACCACTGCACCGGCCGACGATGCGTCACCCGCGGCTGCGGTCGTCAAGCCGACCGCGAAACCGTCCGCTGCGGCGACCTCGGTGGGCAGGTGGAAGGGCGTTCAACTCAAGAACGCCGCCGCGATTGTCGCTGCTGGCAAGACGGCAGGCGTGAACCAGCGCGGTCAGACCATCGCGGTGATGACCGCGATGGGCGAGTCCAGCCTGACCGTCCTGAACCGCGGCGACGCAGCCGGCCCGGACAGCCGTGGACTGTTCCAGCAGCGCAACAGCTGGGGCTCACTGGCCGAACGGATGGACCCCACAGCCAGTGCCACCTTGTTCTACCGTGCGCTGCTCAAGGTCGACGGGTGGGCCGATCTTGAGCCGACCATGGCCGCGCACCGGGTGCAGCGCAACGCCGACCCCAACCACTACGAGAAGTTCTGGGACGACGCCGTCCAGGTCGTCGCATCCGTGACTGGCCAGTCCCCCGCCGAAGCGGGTTTCAGTGCTGCTCCCGGCTGCAACGACGGCGAAGCCACCAATGCGGTGTGGGCGTCGGGCGCAGACTGCGACTTCGGGAACCTCAGCACCCCGCGCAACTGCACCGAAGCGCTCAACGAGGCCGCCCGCATCGCACGCGATGCGTCGTGCACCAACGAGGTCCGCGGCGGCACCTGGCGCCGCCGGTGCCTCGAGTTCGTCGCCCGCGTCTATGGCTACGCCAGCTCCGGCACCCCGACGGCCAAAGCGCAGTACCGGCTCATGCAGTCCAAGGGCCTGATCAGCACCGACAAGAAGATCCCCGCCGGGGCGCTCGTGTACTTCAACTCATCCGACCCCGCCGGCCACATCGCCGTCTACGCCGGCAACGGCAAAGCGTTCTCCAACGACTACATCCGACCCGGCTGCATCGACCTCACACCGATGTCCTCCATGGGTGGCAACGGCCGCTACCTGGGCTGGTCACCACCGGTCTTCCCGCTCGGCGCACCCCTGTAAACCCACCAGAAAGGCACCCCATCATGACCGTGGAAA encodes:
- a CDS encoding endonuclease/exonuclease/phosphatase family protein gives rise to the protein MGASKGWVALTTPVTMIMALVVAIPLLFGGSDCDPALASSTGPTSDAVSIMSWNVCASSCGQWDQRSGSAVEQVGRISPDILAVQEGGWGKKKRPFTFQGFGSLGYASGNNKAPFIGRYIFYKPGKFDLVKAGSFGLGGTHGMAWAKLRTKADRVTFTVVDVHLAFEKSADAKRRSQMIDGLAKVRAVSGADAPLVFVGDFNSNKSRNVDAPAAVMRDAGLRDAVEIAANKLNENVNSARDRSATAKVERNGNQTDHIYVPSQTTVASWQQIVNATGDRYVAPFISDHNPIMATIALPGTKPANPTKPDTNTTATSALSTSAPSTTAPADDASPAAAVVKPTAKPSAAATSVGRWKGVQLKNAAAIVAAGKTAGVNQRGQTIAVMTAMGESSLTVLNRGDAAGPDSRGLFQQRNSWGSLAERMDPTASATLFYRALLKVDGWADLEPTMAAHRVQRNADPNHYEKFWDDAVQVVASVTGQSPAEAGFSAAPGCNDGEATNAVWASGADCDFGNLSTPRNCTEALNEAARIARDASCTNEVRGGTWRRRCLEFVARVYGYASSGTPTAKAQYRLMQSKGLISTDKKIPAGALVYFNSSDPAGHIAVYAGNGKAFSNDYIRPGCIDLTPMSSMGGNGRYLGWSPPVFPLGAPL